In Solibacillus isronensis, one DNA window encodes the following:
- a CDS encoding type II secretion system protein: MKRYFKNYIGFTLVETLAAIVIFSIVMILVFSTLNSSVEQNKEQTAEAFQINDAAFMLKQITKDIRKSYKINPSKNPYLFMDENDNLLFNYTYNSETKTLSRNDVIIVNNIEDFNMSWNEHTVSIYFTLNNQDYTTTIAFRKGDK; the protein is encoded by the coding sequence ATGAAAAGATACTTTAAAAATTATATCGGCTTTACATTGGTAGAAACTTTAGCTGCTATTGTTATATTTTCTATTGTGATGATATTAGTCTTTAGTACCTTAAATTCATCTGTCGAACAAAATAAGGAGCAGACTGCTGAAGCTTTTCAAATTAATGATGCTGCCTTTATGCTTAAACAAATTACCAAGGATATCAGAAAAAGTTATAAAATTAATCCTTCCAAAAATCCATATCTCTTTATGGATGAAAATGATAACTTACTTTTTAATTACACTTACAATTCGGAAACTAAGACATTGTCACGTAATGATGTCATTATTGTAAATAATATTGAAGATTTTAATATGAGTTGGAATGAACATACGGTTTCAATATATTTTACTTTAAATAATCAGGACTACACTACAACAATAGCATTTAGAAAAGGAGACAAATAA
- a CDS encoding type IV pilus modification PilV family protein, with translation MKFLRQDNGISLVEVVASIVLVTIILISFFSLLLQTKKTNVQSETIHEAVYLAQTEMERIYIFSTSPNSLSKLTNTPLAIDAVTYQLKKPMVHVNTCSKKLPDDPTAYEKVYSYTRDSDRNDTQKQYTINLTISTLCHYTNTANVAIEILEKPSNIIKANIENIYIWR, from the coding sequence ATGAAATTTTTACGGCAAGACAACGGAATATCTCTAGTAGAAGTAGTAGCTTCTATTGTATTAGTTACAATTATTTTAATTTCATTTTTCAGCCTACTTTTACAAACAAAAAAAACAAATGTTCAGTCAGAGACTATACACGAGGCAGTTTATTTAGCTCAAACAGAAATGGAAAGGATTTATATTTTTTCAACCTCTCCTAATTCTTTGTCAAAGCTAACTAATACACCACTAGCTATAGATGCTGTTACTTATCAATTAAAGAAACCCATGGTGCACGTTAACACTTGTTCCAAAAAATTACCGGATGATCCGACTGCTTATGAAAAAGTTTATTCATATACTCGAGATTCAGATCGGAATGACACTCAAAAGCAATATACAATAAACTTAACAATTTCTACGCTCTGTCATTATACTAATACAGCAAATGTTGCTATTGAAATTTTAGAAAAGCCATCCAACATTATAAAAGCAAATATTGAAAATATTTATATTTGGCGATAA